From the genome of Dromaius novaehollandiae isolate bDroNov1 unplaced genomic scaffold, bDroNov1.hap1 HAP1_SCAFFOLD_33, whole genome shotgun sequence, one region includes:
- the LOC112995891 gene encoding T-cell surface glycoprotein CD1b-3-like → MLVPLLLFLAGARLLAAAFPPLPRSYTLRLLQTSTFQDGGVDTEGLGLLDDIELGVLEHRTWAIRFLQPWVRPALPRGDWDAIEDMVRIYLNKFHHLVWAGAVEKGVPFPFVAQCTAGCELFPNGSSKAFAYVAYDGRDFLSYDMGSGTWLLRQDTDLARYVRETLRNYTAFTELVEVLFNSTCVDDVDIILHYAKEALERQVKPVAVVFAKVPNPARLLLVCRVTGFYPRPVSVAWLRDGQEVPPGPELSATPPLPNADLTYQLRSILAVAPRDGHRYACRVQHSSLGGRSLLVPWGNSGVILPAGLAAATVVLVAATATAVVVWMRRRRKYQEMDDSERSSSVRSH, encoded by the exons ATGCTGGtgcctctcctcctcttcctcgccggCGCTCGGCTGCTGGCTGCCG ccttcCCCCCTCTGCCCAGGTCCTACACGCTGCGGCTCCTGCAGACGTCCACCTTCCAAGATGGCGGTGTGGAcacggaggggctggggctgctggacgACATCGAGCTGGGCGTCCTGGAGCACCGCACTTGGGCCATCCGCTTCCTGCAGCCCTGGGTgcggccggcgctgccgcggggcgaCTGGGACGCCATCGAGGACATGGTCCGCATCTACCTCAACAAGTTCCACCACCTGGTCTGGGCGGGCGCTGTGGAGAAGGGCGTACCGT TCCCCTTCGTGGCCCAGTGCACCGCTGGCTGCGAACTCTTCCCCAACGGGAGCTCCAAGGCATTCGCCTACGTTGCCTACGACGGCCGCGACTTCCTCAGCTATGACATGGGCAGCGGCACCTGGCTGCTGCGGCAGGACACGGATCTGGCCAGGTACGTGCGGGAGACGCTGAGGAACTACACGGCCTTCACGGAGCTCGTGGAGGTGCTCTTCAACAGCACCTGCGTGGATGATGTGGACATCATCCTGCACTATGCAAAGGAGGCTCTGGAAAGGCAAG TGAAGCCGGTGGCTGTGGTCTTTGCCAAGGTGCCCAACCCTGCGCGCCTGCTGCTCGTCTGCCGCGTCACCGGCTTCTACCCGCGGCCCGTGAGCGTCGCCTGGCTGCGGGATGGGCAGGAGGTGCCGCCGGGCCCGgagctcagcgccacgccaccgCTGCCCAACGCCGACCTCACCTACCAGCTCCGCAGTATCCTGGCCGTGGCCCCCCGTGACGGGCACCGCTACGCCTGccgtgtgcagcacagcagcctggGCGGCCGCAGCCTGCTGGTGCCCTGGG GGAATTCAGGTGTCATCCTGCCCGCAGGGCTCGCGGCTGCCACTGTCGTGCTGGTGGCCGCCACGGCCACCGCCGTGGTGGTTTGGATGCGGAGACGCAG AAAATACCAGGAGATGGACGATTCGGAGCGCAGCAGCTCCGTTCGGAGCCACTAG
- the LOC112995892 gene encoding T-cell surface glycoprotein CD1b-3-like: MLAHLLLLVPGTWTVLEASLPPPAASHALHLFLSFVFQAPATVDLSSCAALDGTVFAALHQHTREIVYLRPWVYPALLPAQWDYLQNLFQVYVHNFILLCNSDAREHHEPYPFVYQTLTGCELYPNGSYAKFFRLGYNGQDLVSFDVDKGLWEKQKEDDVATRIETSFNSFTGLSITLQQLLNFTCFDHMEKFILKGKEDLERQVKPVAVVFAKVPNPARLLLVCRVTGFYPRPVSVAWLRDGREVPPGPELSATPPLPNADLTYQLRSVLAVAPRDGHRYACRVRHSSLGGRSLLVPWAPGSPKTSLAVGITIALLLIAAAAIAGALWWRRRRN; encoded by the exons ATGCTggcccatctcctcctccttgttCCCGGGACGTGGACAGTCCTCGAGG CTTCGCTGCCTCCGCCCGCGGCCTCGCACGCCCTCCACCTCTTCCTGAGCTTCGTGTTTCAAGCCCCCGCCACGGTGGACCTATCGAGCTGCGCGGCGCTGGACGGCACTGTCTTCGCCGCTCTGCACCAACACACCCGGGAGATCGTCTACCTGCGGCCCTGGGTCTACCCGGCCCTGCTGCCGGCCCAGTGGGACTATCTGCAGAACCTCTTCCAAGTCTACGTGCACAACTTCATCCTCCTGTGCAACAGCGATGCCAGGGAGCATCACGAGCCCT ACCCCTTCGTGTACCAGACCCTGACCGGCTGCGAGCTGTACCCCAATGGCTCCTACGCCAAATTCTTCCGTCTTGGCTACAACGGGCAGGACCTCGTCTCCTTTGACGTGGACAAAGGCCTCTGGGAGAAGCAGAAAGAGGACGACGTAGCGACGCGCATCGAAACATCCTTCAACAGCTTCACTGGCTTATCCATAacgctgcagcagctcctcaaCTTCACCTGCTTCGACCACATGGAGAAATTCAtcctgaaagggaaggaggatCTGGAGAGGCAAG TGAAGCCGGTGGCTGTGGTCTTTGCCAAGGTGCCTAACCCCGCGCGCCTGCTGCTCGTCTGCCGCGTCACTGGCTTCTACCCGCGGCCCGTGAGCGTCGCCTGGCTGCGGGatgggcgggaggtgccgccggGCCCGGAGCTCAGCGCCACGCCGCCGCTGCCCAACGCCGACCTCACCTACCAGCTCCGCAGCGTCCTGGCCGTGGCCCCCCGTGACGGGCACCGCTACGCCTGCCGTGtgcggcacagcagcctgggcGGCCGTAGCCTGCTGGTGCCCTGGG CTCCGGGCAGCCCCAAGACCAGCCTGGCAGTCGGGATCACTATCGCCCTGCTGCTGATCGCCGCCGCAGCCATCGCCGGGGCTCTTTGGTGGCGGAGACGCAG GAACTGA
- the LOC112981297 gene encoding antigen-presenting glycoprotein CD1d-like has product MSSALLLLLLLLPVLGTFPEGPLTVRMLQTSSFFGFSSSDVEVLGLLADVEVTTLDWSSHKIHFLRPWVFPALAPTEWADLELLLNSYLGNLAHMVDQIVRQRTMTFPVVVQCSMGCREDAGSGFYDTAYDGQDFVSFTARNGSWTRRRDDELARYVEAVLNHDEGTCATMVHLFNITCIKALHRLAQHGKEDLERQVKPVAVVFAKVPNPARLLLVCRVTGFYPRPVSVAWLRDGQEVPPGPELSATPPLPNADLTYQLRSVLAVAPHDGHRYACRVQHSSLGGRSLLVPWAPGSPKTGLAAGIGIALLIAAAAIAGALWWRRRRSYEDVDAAQRWDSILYCPAGSPGWHLPTLHLQPRGRAAPD; this is encoded by the exons ATGTcgtctgctctcctcctcctcctcctccttctcccagtCCTGGGGACGTTCCCTGAGG GGCCCCTCACTGTCCGGATGCTGCAAACCAGCAGCTTCTTTGGCTTCAGCTCGTCCGATGTCGAggtcctggggctgctggctgatgtGGAGGTCACCACCTTGGACTGGAGCAGCCACAAGATCCACTTCCTCCGCCCGTGGGTCTTCCCGGCCTTGGCCCCGACCGAGTGGGCCGACCTGGAGCTGCTCCTCAACTCCTACCTGGGCAACTTGGCCCACATGGTGGACCAGATCGTGCGGCAGAGGACCATGACGT TCCCCGTGGTGGTGCAGTGCTCCATGGGCTGCCGAGAGGACGCCGGCAGTGGCTTCTACGACACCGCCTACGACGGGCAGGACTTCGTGAGCTTCACCGCCCGCAACGGCAGCTGGACGCGCCGGCGAGACGACGAGCTGGCGCGCTATGTCGAGGCAGTGCTCAACCACGACGAGGGGACATGCGCCACCATGGTGCATCTGTTCAACATCACCTGCATCAAGGCCCTCCACAGATTGGCCCAGCATGGGAAGGAGGATCTGGAGAGGCAAG TGAAGCCGGTGGCTGTGGTCTTTGCCAAGGTGCCCAACCCTGCGCGCCTGCTGCTTGTCTGCCGCGTCACCGGCTTCTACCCGCGGCCCGTGAGCGTCGCCTGGCTGCGGGATGGGCAGGAGGTGCCGCCGGGCCCGGAGCTCAGCGCCACGCCGCCGCTGCCCAACGCCGACCTCACCTACCAGCTCCGCAGCGTCCTGGCCGTGGCCCCCCATGACGGGCACCGCTACGCCTGccgtgtgcagcacagcagcctggGCGGCCGTAGCCTGCTGGTGCCCTGGG CTCCGGGCAGCCCCAAGACCGGCCTGGCAGCTGGGATCGGTATTGCCCTGCTGATCGCCGCCGCAGCCATCGCCGGGGCTCTTTGGTGGCGGAGACGCAG GAGCTATGAGGACGTGGACGCGGCCCAGCGCTGGGATTCCATCCTCTACTGCCCCGCCGGCAGCCCAGGCTGGCACCTGCCCACACTCCACCtgcagccgcggggccgggcggcgccggacTGA
- the LOC135326627 gene encoding maestro heat-like repeat-containing protein family member 7: protein MLMAMGQGHVSVSIPAVSLPSSGARSSICSWSALSREDEEALEFIRDFVSGRQKEEVQKLKFLASICTLCRGSSSKALSWGLDVFCCRYELAEHIKVLLEEEPLDQLGTAVRQQAMVALTAMSAVEPVLEGQKSSLLHACFRSVFLLPPKEDMEKLDTSLYSKTLESMDSMLEVLVLKSATSSLLELQHILQLLLPFTTSERAAVRERAVGRIGRLSNLLANYSSLEVWCPFGGVDESPTCSGKISVPMLGQLVGRLILCCAYEDAETNRGALDALHCLFRFVVQRKRREPFQDDAEHVECQKEVEAEDALCLCWTSNISVIMRLFVKNLHPSEATDVIVTAMEGMRNCSSYSTVVATHLLNMFMLGAVSALEDVPRIIRCLYRNLKYVREFSARVTLNRTLCQLACSKPAEVTVSLLYCSPLCNSTAMTLWKVLMAKPLVARDVLRELLSLLEERPLRRQSSCERDNSCILPLAATRALHAIVQEPACAQVVKAFFPQFFLALLFQMVFTAEFTRQEANIFLRECQRDESRACSHVRCWIPVPRLCFGPGGRARLAV from the exons ATGCTGatggccatggggcaggggcacG TGAGTGTCTCCATTcctgctgtctctcttccttcctcaggTGCAAGGTCTTCCATCTGCAGCTGGTCAGCGCTGTCCAGAGAGGATGAGGAAGCCCTGGAGTTCATCCGGGACTTTGTGAGCGGCAGACAGAAG GAAGAGGTGCAGAAGCTGAAGTTTCTCGCATCCAtctgcaccctctgcagaggcagcagctccaaGGCCTTGTCGTGGGGCCTGGATGTTTTCTGCTGCAGATACGAGCTGGCCGAGCATATCAAG gtgctgctggaagaggaACCCCTGGACCAGCTGGGCACAGCAGTACGTCAGCAAGCCATGGTTGCTCTCACGGCAATGAG TGCAGTGGAGCCAGTTCTGGAGGGCCAAAAGAgcagcctgctgcatgcctgcttcagGAGTGTCTTCTTGCTTCCTCCCAAAGAAGACATGGAGAAGCTGGACACATCCCTGTATTCCAAG ACCTTGGAGAGCATGGACAGCATGCTGGAGGTGCTGGTGCTCAAGTCTGCCACTTCCAGCCTCCTGGAGCTGCAGCATATCTTGCAG ctcctgTTGCCCTTCACAACCTCGGAGAGAGCAGCTGTGCGtgagagggccgtggggaggattgGAAGGCTGAGCAACTTGCTGGCCAACTATTCCTCGCTGGAG GTCTGGTGCCCCTTTGGAGGAGTTGATGAGAGCCCCACCTGCTCTGGAAAGATCTCTGTCCCAATGCTGGGACAGCTGGTGGGGCGTCTCATCCTTTGCTGCGCTTATGAGGACGCGGAGACGAACCGTGGCGCTTTGGATGCTCTTCATTGCCTGTTCAGATTCGTCGTGCAACGAAAAC gcagGGAGCCCTTTCAGGATGATGCAGAGCATGTAGAGTGCCAGAAGGAGGTGGAAGCTGAGGATGCGCTCTGCCTTTGCTGGACCAGCAACATCAGTGTGATCATGAGG ctgtttgTGAAAAACCTCCATCCTTCTGAGGCGACCGACGTCATTGTAACAGCCATGGAGGGCATGAGGAACTGCAGCAGCTACAGCACGGTGGTGGCTACCCACCTGCTCAACATGTTCATGCTGGGTGCTGTCTCTGCGCTGGAAGAC GTGCCGCGGATCATCAGGTGCCTCTACCGAAACCTGAAGTACGTCAGGGAGTTCTCGGCCCGGGTCACGCTAAACAGGACCCTTTGCCAGCTGGCCTGCTCGAAGCCTGCTGAGGTGACCGTGAGCCTGCTGTACTGCTCGCCACTGTGCAACAG cACCGCCATGACCCTGTGGAAGGTGCTGATGGCTAAGCCGCTGGTTGCGAGAGAcgtgctgcgggagctgctgaGCTTGCTGGAGGAGCGTCCACTGCGCAGGCAGTCCAGCTGCGAGAGGGACAACAGCTGCATCCTTCCCCTGGCC gcaacgaGAGCACTGCATGCAATCGTCCAGGAGCCCGCCTGCGCGCAGGTGGTGAAGGCGTTTTTCCCCCAGTtcttcctggcgctgctcttTCAGATGGTCTTCACAGCAGAGTTCACCCGCCAGGAGGCCAACATCTTCCTGAGGGAATGCCAACGGGATGAGTCCCGTGCCTGCAGCCACGTGAGGTGCTGGATCCCAGTGCCCCGTCTCTGCTTcggacctggaggcagggccaggctggccGTGTGA
- the LOC135326633 gene encoding maestro heat-like repeat family member 5, with amino-acid sequence MAFFVELLECPDLADTDDAVLPLLWSSVQTQGLEMRTLAFRGLLRLSTSPEMARKMQSMLPELLECLQDVRRDMRVGSLLLLRNILSYLEQKGSNPMALQLAEKLLLLFADKDRTVRELSILVFKDLMGSVVGKNKRWLKQHVQRSLVPLLLHMSEQIASVAQASREALVSAARLLKWEELKQLARAGQTWKIGEYLVLRDRSRVEQYLQQSRPYLENPQASLREAAVRLIGLIGQQVKQKAAKVQEICEALQLLENDPDPSVRCLVTQTLLNLRSARTTSPSRFSFGALGQWLQRAWQRGPRPARR; translated from the exons ATGGCTTTCTTCGTTGAG CTGCTGGAGTGCCCTGACCTCGCCGATACGGATGATGCCGTCCTGCCGCTGCTTTGGAGTTCTGTGCAGACTCAGGGCCTGGAGATGCGCACACTGGCATTCAGAGGCCTCCTGAGGCTGTCGACAAGCCCCGAGATG GCAAGGAAAATGCAGAGCATGCTGCCAGAGCTCCTGGAGTGTCTGCAGGATGTTCGCAGGGACATGCGTGTGggaagcctgctgctgctgcgcaaCATCCTCAGCTACCTAGAGCAGAAGGGCTCCAACCCCATGGCTCTGCAGCTGGCGGAGAagcttctgctgctctttgctgaC aAAGACCGCACAGTGCGAGAGCTCTCCATCCTCGTCTTCAAAGACCTGATGGGGAGTGTGGTGGGGAAGAACAAACGGTGGCTGAAGCAGCATGTGCAGAGGAGCCTGGTGCCGCTCTTGCTGCACATGAGTGAGCAGATCGCGAGCGTGGCCCAG gcctctcgggaagcccttgTCAGTGCTGCACGGCTCCTGAAGTGGGAGGAGCTCAAGCAACTGGCCAGAGCAGGGCAGACGTGGAAGATCGGGGAGTACCTG GTGCTGAGGGACAGGAGCAGAGTGGAGCAATACCTGCAGCAGAGCCGGCCCTACTTGGAGAACCCTCAGGCCTCCTTGCGGGAGGCAGCCGTGAGGCTCATTG GGCTCATTGGGCAGCAAGTGAAGCAGAAGGCGGCGAAGGTGCAGGAGATCTGCGAGG CCCTCCAGCTCCTGGAAAATGACCCTGACCCCTCAGTGCGTTGCCTGGTGACACAGACCTTGCTGAACCTGAGAAGTGCCAGGACAACGTCTCCATCGAGGTTCAGCTTTGGAGCACTGGGTCAGTGGCTGCAGAGAGCATGGCAGAGGGGTCCCCGTCCCGCCAGGAGGTGA